A region of the Agelaius phoeniceus isolate bAgePho1 chromosome 32, bAgePho1.hap1, whole genome shotgun sequence genome:
gggattttagggggaaatttggggggaattttgagggattttttggggatttttttgggaattttgggggatttttgagggaatttttgggattttttgggggggaatttatggggattttggggggaattttggggatttttggggattttggggggaattttttggaaaatttttaagggaattttggggattttactttaatttttaggggaattttggggattttttgagggattttttgaggaattttggggatttttggggggaattttttgggattttttgggggggaatttatgggaattttggggatttttggggattttagggggaatttgcagagaatttttgggggaattttggggggatttttgggggtttttgggggaattttggggattttgggggaggaattttggggatttttggggggaaatttggggatttttggggggaattttgggggggtttagggggaattctggggattttggggggatttttgggggaattttgggaattttttggggggaattttggggatttttaggggaatttttggggggaatattgggggattttatgggaaatttttgggattttttgggggggaatttatgggaattttggggggttttagggGGGAATTGCagagaattttggggggaattttggggattttttgggggggatttttttggggatttttggggaattttggggattttttggggggaattttgggaatttttgggggaatttttgagggattttttgaggaattttgggtgacttttgggggaattttggggatttttttgggaatttttgggggggattttggggatttttgggggaattttgggaattttttgggggatttttggggatttttttgggaattttttgggggggattttggggatttttaggggaatttttgggggaattttgggggattttttgggggaattttggggggaattttgggggattttacagggaatttttggggattttttggggaattttggggggaattttggggatttttgagggatttttttgaggaattttgggggatttttggggggaattttgggaatttttggggggatttttgggggaattttggggatttttggggattttagggggaatttgcagagaatttttgggggattttgNNNNNNNNNNNNNNNNNNNNNNNNNNNNNNNNNNNNNNNNNNNNNNNNNNNNNNNNNNNNNNNNNNNNNNNNNNNNNNNNNNNNNNNNNNNNNNNNNNNNNNNNNNNNNNNNNNNNNNNNNNNNNNNNNNNNNNNNNNNNNNNNNNNNNNNNNNNNNNNNNNNNNNNNNNNNNNNNNNNNNNNNNNNNNNNNNNNNNNNNGGGAGATGCCCAAGGACGGCCCCTCGGACAGCGATTACCTGCCCATGGAGGGGCACGGCCGCGCCGCCTCCATGCCCCGCCTGCCCGCCGACCcccaggtgagggaggggacagcccccggtgccacccccgggctggcagcgccacccccccgcccccgcaGCTTTCATCgtggtggccttggggacagctgtgtcacccctgccatggctgggggtGTCCGGGCTGCTGGGGCATGAGCATGGcagctggggggggggggggattttggggtgcttttTGTGGGTGGGGAAAGGGGACACGGGACACCCCCAAAGTGTCCCCGTGCCCTCAGCATGTCCggcttggggacagggatggggacagggacgctctggctgctctgctcattgctgctgaccctgccccctgccctctgccGCTGCTTGGCTGCTCtgcccccccccagccccccaacccccccgAGCCCCTcggacccccccaaaccccccgggacccccccgggacccccccgggacccccgggccggGGTCTCAgcgctctctgtctctcctgcgGCTCCTCCTGGGCTCCGGCAGCGGAGGAAGGTGCGACCCCGAGGCAATAACCTCAGTGTAGGTACCCCCCGAGACCCCCTCAGACCCCCTGAgaccccctgagacccccctgagaccccccagacccccccctTTTCCTGACAGAGACCCCCGAGGACCCCCGAGACCCCCCCTATCCCTGAGAGGGACCCCCGACCCCCTCAGACCCCCCTGAGACCCTCCTATCCCTGAGAAGGACCCCTTGAGACCCCCCTGATCCTGAGAGGGACCCCCGACCCTCCTCgacccccccagaccccacaGCCTTCCTTGGACCCCCCCCCCTGGACCAACCCAGCCACACCCAGAGGCCCCCCCCGGACCCCCCCTCAAAGCCCCCCCACCCCACTGACCCCCcccccaccctgtcccctctgtgtcacccccaCCTGGAGCCAGCAAAGAGCAGCACCCGTGTCACCAcccccactgtccccctgtccctctgtcccactgtccccctgtccctctgtccctctgtccctctgtccccctgaGCAGCAGTTCAATGTTTAGAGCAGCAGGACCGGGTATCTGTCCTGGGGGGGCCACAGTGGGGACACGGTGGCAATGGGGACACGgtggcaatggggacaaggtggCAATGGGGACACAATGGCAATGGGGACATGGTGACAGCGGGGACACACAGTGCGGACATGGTGACAATGGGGACAACAGTGATGATGAGGACAAGGTGACAATAGGGACACAATGGCAACGGGGACACGGTGACAATGGGGACACGGTGACAACAGGGACACACAGTGGGACACAATCGCAATAGGGACACGGTGACAGTGGGGACACAAAGTGGGGACACGGTGACAACGGGGACAGCATGACAGCGGGACACACAGTGGGGACATGGTGGCAATGGGGCCACGATGACAACAGGGACACAAAGCAGGGACATGGTGACAGTGGGGACACGGTGACAATGGGGACACGgtgacaatggggacacagTGGCAAGGGGGACACAGTGACAATGGGGACATGCAGTGGGGACACGTGACAGTGGGGACACGATGACaacagggacacacagcagggacacgaTGAGAgtggggacacggtgacactggggacacagtggcaagggggacacggtgacaaTGGGGACACGATGACAGTGGGGACACGGTGACAACACCgcgtccctcccagcccagcgcCACCCACCgggggcaggcaggagaacGGGCGTGGGGACAAATCCGGGGGGTCCGAGGTGACAccaggggaggggacacccgTGGAGGTGACACCATGGGAAGGGACACCCGGAGAGGTGACACCATGGGAAGGGACACCCGTGGCGGGAACACCCGTGGAGGGGACACCCGTGGCGGGAACACCCGTGGAGGGGGCACCCAGGTCACCCCCCCGGAgccccccccgtgtcccccggTGTCCCGCGGTGCCAGCGCCGCCGGTGTCGCGCAGACCATCGCGGACTCGAGCCCCATGAAGCGCTCGGCCTCGCTGCTCGGCCACGCCCGCGCCCGCGGCGTCCGCCTGGACGATTTCAGCCTGGAGCGCGTCCCCCCCCCCGAGGACGGGCAGCGCCACCACCCGCGCCGGGGCCACCGCGGCCACCACCGCGCCTCGGAGCGCTCCCTCAGCCGCTACACGGACGGCGACACAGGTGCGACCCCCGCGCCACCTCCCCGCCCCATCCCAGCGTCACCGACCCCGTCCCGCCCGTCCCCGGGGGCTCCgggtgccctgctggtgtcacccAAAGGTGCTGGGAGATCCaaattggggaggggggggggacacgcagaaaaaaaccaaaacccataAAAATCCAAATCCCGGCGGAAATGCTCAAATTGCCCGAGGGTTGCTAAAGTCCCGCCCGAGGATATCAAAGCCTCCCCAAAAATCGCCTCAGGGGAACCTCAGAACCCCGTCAGTGATGCCAAAATGCCAGGGGAGCCCCAAAATCTCAGggtaaccccaaaatcccagggtaaccccaaaatccaaggcaagccccccccaaaaaaaacccccaatccCATCAGAATGCCTCaaatcccaattttttggggattcccaaaaatcccccaaggATATCAAAACCTCCCCAAAGATCCCCCAAAAACCGCCTCAAAGACCCCAtcagtgaccccaaaatcccaggggagcccaaaatcccaggagagccccaaaatcccaggcaactcccccaaaaaaaagaaaaaaaaaaaccaaaaaagccccTAAAACTCCCCAAATCTCCAATTTttgaaattccccaaatcccccaaggacatcaaaacctccccaaaaaccccacaaaaccccccccagtgaccccaaaatcccaggggagccccaaaatccccgggtaaccccaaaatccccgggtaaccccaaaatcccaggcaaccccccccaaaaaggaaaaaaaaaaaccctaaatccCCAATTTTTTGAAAATTCCCCAATCCCCAACCCCTCCCCCTGTCTCCCCCCAAACTCTCGGGggtccctcaatgtccccaaactCTCGGGGGTCCCTCAATGTCCCCCGACCCCccccccacagggctgggcacggACCTGAGCCTCACCACGCAGTCGGGGGGCGACGCCCCCCCCCAAAGGAGCGGGACCCCGAGCGGGGCCGCCCCAAGGACCGGCGGCACcggcaccaccaccaccaccaccaccaccaccaccaccacggcgggggcggccccgaGCACCACCGGGAGCGCTGCGTGcccccccccgccgccgccgggcccccccccgccgccgccggagTTGGGGCGGCCCCGGTCCCGCGAGCGCCGCTGGTCCCGCTCGCCCAGCGAGGGCCGGGAGCGCGCGGGGCCCCCCCCCGCGCCAGGTGGGTGCGCCCGCccctcccccggccccgcccccgctccgctccccccCCCCCTGCGCCTCTaaaccccccccacccccacccacACCCCCACCCCTGCCCAtcattttgggggggggggacacAAGGGCTGGATTCAACCaaagaccccccccaaaaaataatcccccccccccccggtcATTTGGGTGGTGCtcaaaatggggaggggggggggaacTGTgcgaccccccccccccccaaaaatcctctcTGAGGGTGGCTAtgggtgagggggggtcccagtgcccccccGACCCGCCCCAGTTTGGTTCTGCCCGGCCCAGTTTGGGACTGGGGGGGTCCCAGTTACACCAGCAGAGCCCCcctgagggggggggggggggggtccagTTTCCCCCTCCCCACAATTTGGGGGGTTCAGTGCCCAACTCGGGGGAGTCCGCCCCCCCCTTTAAGGGGTCCAATGCCCACCTTGGGGGGGTccaaccctaaccccccccccacacacactttGGGGGGTCCGGCCCCCCCTTTAAGGGGTCCAATGCCCACCTTGGGGGTCCAGCCccgattttgggggtcccgcccccccccccccccccaggagCGGCACCCCCCAAAGGGAGGGTGatgaggggggggggggaggagcggaccccccctctccccccccacccacccagcgattttggggaggggggggcggatttggggtgggggggggcggCGGCGACGCTTGGACCCCTCCGGATGcgcccccctccccctccctgttctcagcccctcccccccctccccctcccctccccccatCCCTCGCTtgcccccccctccccctccccatttcggctgcttttttttttttttttttttttttttttggggggggggtcctgCCTTGATTCACCTCTCTGCTGTTTTCCCCATGGCTGTGCTTTGGCTGCGCTGTCACGGCGAGGGGTGGCCCAGGTAAGCGCCTCGGGGcccccccaaaaacaaaaaaacaccaaaaaagcaaaaaagcaaaaaaaaaaaatcggcTCCGGCCCCCCCAGGCTCCTCCGGCCACCCTGGAAAGTTTGGAACGAAGCTgcgccccctccccaccccttccaaaaattccagaattttctccgtcccctccccaaaaaaaccaacccaacgGAGACTCCAGGAGGAGCCGCTTTGAGGTTTGGGGGTTCACAGCCCCCCCCACATCCTGAGATGGGTCTGGGGTCTTCAGCCCCCCCCATTCAGAGAGCacagacccccccccccccaaatatCCGAATTGGGGTGGGGGGTCCGCATCTCCCCCAGCCTCGCATCGGGGGCTCACggaccccccccaccccccaaactCAGAGAACAATTGGGGGGTAACGCCcccccccccagcacccccaaatttggggtccccccccTACCCGGGGCTGAATCTTCCAAACTTCTCCAGCTCCCCCCGACCCCCGAGCTTTGCCTTGCGAGCGCTTTTGGGGGGACCCAGCGCCCCCCGTGTCCCTTttgtcccctcctctcccctttGTGCCCCCCCCGCGCCTGCACGGCTCGTGGCTGTGTCCCCCCCCCCGCCGCGGCTGCGACCCCCGCCCCGCCATGTCCCCGCCatgtccccaccatgtccccatgtccccgccatgtccccaccatgtcccaatgtcccctccCCCGTGTCCTTTCTGTCCCTTTCGCTCCCCTTTGCCCCCCCCGGGGTCCCcatttcctccttcctttccccccccaatgatgtccccatgtccccgtgtccctttCACTCCCCTTTGTCCCCCCCCCGGGGTCccatttcccttcctccccccctCCCCGGTGCCCCCGTGATGCCCTCCCGGTATCCCCGTgtcctcccctctctctccccccgATGTCGCCCCCCATGTCCCGCTGCCACCCCCGTGTTCCTTCTGCTCCACTTTGTCCCCTCCCGGGTCcccatttcccttcctttccccccccaatgatgtccccatgtccccgtgtccctttcactcccctttcccccccccgggtcccccatttcccttcctttccccccccaatgatgtccccatgtcccccccccCGGGTCCCTTCTGCTGCCACCCCCGTGTTCCTTCTGCTCCACTTTGTCCCCTCCCGGGTCCccatttcccttcctccccctcaatgatgtccccatgtccccgtgtccctacTGCTCCCCTTTGTCCCCTCCCGGGGTCCccatttcccttcctcccccgTTCCCCGGTGCCCCCGTGATGCCTTCCCGgtatccccgtgtccccccctctctctccccccgATGTCGCCCCCCATGTCCCGCTGCCACCCCCGTGTCCCTTCTGCTCCCCTTTGTCCCCTCCGGGTCccatttcccttcctcccccgTTCCCGGTGTCCCCGTGATGTCCCCGTGATGTCCTCCccggtgtccccgtgtcccccctct
Encoded here:
- the LOC143696300 gene encoding uncharacterized protein LOC143696300 encodes the protein MPKDGPSDSDYLPMEGHGRAASMPRLPADPQRRKVRPRGNNLSTIADSSPMKRSASLLGHARARGVRLDDFSLERVPPPEDGQRHHPRRGHRGHHRASERSLSRYTDGDTGLGTDLSLTTQSGGDAPPQRSGTPSGAAPRTGGTGTTTTTTTTTTTTAGAAPSTTGSAACPPPPPPGPPPPPPELGRPRSRERRWSRSPSEGRERAGPPPAPGQQLGQRQPGALHVRDQHPPAAPAASSRRPPPLLGPTSRTRPPPAAPRPPRRPPPPAAPPARGPRRPPSPAPPAPAPPPPPPRAGPPATPSRRCRWTDAPPAPPAAPGPPAGAARPRPGPGGGCPTGTTRATAAPGKGGPGCATPTARRTMIAASGVSRQGAHRADISRQRVAARGVEVATRTAPPARSRGFG